A window from Nothobranchius furzeri strain GRZ-AD chromosome 17, NfurGRZ-RIMD1, whole genome shotgun sequence encodes these proteins:
- the ppp1r3c2b gene encoding protein phosphatase 1 regulatory subunit 3C-B-like isoform X2 → MTSPAVLPVVGLGSMAQTAGLVEIAVRLCLNQRKQLCPHVWVPILKPLRPCIRNPVSEQPANVTRHQTLLSSSFFDDLEEDVYDDVLFPIKNKHVVFADSLGFSLADERVFSDEEDQSELGLLPSLQGLGSMTGDGYSCTISTCCPGTQLKLGFPQPSLDFQAFRAKLAESMVILESCTVNEQALQGIVRVRNISFQKNVRVHITFDSWHSHRDVPCTYLQKRFGGPQTDIFEFEVAIPKVLDAKRKIEFCLMYLPAGQSEPFWDNNNGQNYSILVCVSSHLCHGKGLSERA, encoded by the exons ATGACGAGTCCAGC TGTCCTGCCAGTGGTTGGCCTGGGGTCGATGGCCCAGACGGCCGGACTGGTGGAGATCGCCGTCAGGTTGTGCTTAAACCAGCGTAAACAGCTGTGTCCTCATGTGTGGGTTCCCATACTCAAGCCCCTACGGCCTTGCATCCGGAATCCGGTATCAGAGCAGCCTGCCAACGTCACGCGACACCAGACCCTTCTGTCCTCATCTTTCTTCGATGACTTGGAGGAGGACGTCTATGATGATGTTTTGTTCCCGATCAAGAACAAGCATGTGGTGTTTGCAGACTCTTTAGGGTTTTCTCTAGCAGATGAACGAGTGTTCTCCGATGAAGAGGACCAGTCTGAACTCGGCCTGCTGCCCTCGCTGCAGGGTTTGGGAAGCATGACGGGGGACGGCTACAGCTGCACCATCAGCACCTGCTGCCCAGGGACACAACTCAAACTTGGCTTCCCGCAGCCCTCTTTAGATTTCCAGGCCTTTCGGGCCAAGCTGGCAGAAAGCATGGTGATCCTGGAGAGCTGCACCGTTAATGAGCAAGCCCTACAAGGTATTGTCCGGGTCAGGAACATCAGCTTCCAGAAAAACGTGCGTGTCCACATTACCTTTGACTCCTGGCACAGCCACAGGGACGTACCATGCACATACCTGCAGAAACGCTTCGGAGGCCCGCAGACAGACATCTTTGAATTTGAAGTAGCTATTCCTAAAGTCCTGGACGCCAAGAGGAAGATCGAGTTCTGTTTAATGTATTTGCCTGCTGGGCAGAGTGAGCCCTTTTGGGACAATAACAACGGACAGAATTACAGCATCCTGGTGTGTGTGAGCTCACACCTCTGCCACGGCAAAGGTCTAAGTGAAAGGGCATAG
- the ppp1r3c2b gene encoding protein phosphatase 1 regulatory subunit 3C-B-like isoform X1, producing the protein MNYLLLNVLPVVGLGSMAQTAGLVEIAVRLCLNQRKQLCPHVWVPILKPLRPCIRNPVSEQPANVTRHQTLLSSSFFDDLEEDVYDDVLFPIKNKHVVFADSLGFSLADERVFSDEEDQSELGLLPSLQGLGSMTGDGYSCTISTCCPGTQLKLGFPQPSLDFQAFRAKLAESMVILESCTVNEQALQGIVRVRNISFQKNVRVHITFDSWHSHRDVPCTYLQKRFGGPQTDIFEFEVAIPKVLDAKRKIEFCLMYLPAGQSEPFWDNNNGQNYSILVCVSSHLCHGKGLSERA; encoded by the exons ATGAATTACCTTCTTTTGAA TGTCCTGCCAGTGGTTGGCCTGGGGTCGATGGCCCAGACGGCCGGACTGGTGGAGATCGCCGTCAGGTTGTGCTTAAACCAGCGTAAACAGCTGTGTCCTCATGTGTGGGTTCCCATACTCAAGCCCCTACGGCCTTGCATCCGGAATCCGGTATCAGAGCAGCCTGCCAACGTCACGCGACACCAGACCCTTCTGTCCTCATCTTTCTTCGATGACTTGGAGGAGGACGTCTATGATGATGTTTTGTTCCCGATCAAGAACAAGCATGTGGTGTTTGCAGACTCTTTAGGGTTTTCTCTAGCAGATGAACGAGTGTTCTCCGATGAAGAGGACCAGTCTGAACTCGGCCTGCTGCCCTCGCTGCAGGGTTTGGGAAGCATGACGGGGGACGGCTACAGCTGCACCATCAGCACCTGCTGCCCAGGGACACAACTCAAACTTGGCTTCCCGCAGCCCTCTTTAGATTTCCAGGCCTTTCGGGCCAAGCTGGCAGAAAGCATGGTGATCCTGGAGAGCTGCACCGTTAATGAGCAAGCCCTACAAGGTATTGTCCGGGTCAGGAACATCAGCTTCCAGAAAAACGTGCGTGTCCACATTACCTTTGACTCCTGGCACAGCCACAGGGACGTACCATGCACATACCTGCAGAAACGCTTCGGAGGCCCGCAGACAGACATCTTTGAATTTGAAGTAGCTATTCCTAAAGTCCTGGACGCCAAGAGGAAGATCGAGTTCTGTTTAATGTATTTGCCTGCTGGGCAGAGTGAGCCCTTTTGGGACAATAACAACGGACAGAATTACAGCATCCTGGTGTGTGTGAGCTCACACCTCTGCCACGGCAAAGGTCTAAGTGAAAGGGCATAG